The region GCCGGTCTAAGTCCGTTTCTATCCAGTACAGCTCCTACCTGTATACCATTAGTGAAAGCAACTGCAGCAGGGCCATCCCAAGGCTCTATTAAAGTTCCCTGATATTCATAAAATGCTCTCTTCCACTTTTCCATTTTATCATTATTTTCCCATGCTTCTGGGATAAGCATCATAAGTGCCTGTGCCGGCTGTCTACCATCAGCAACTAAAAGTTCAAACACATTATCAAGAGAAGTAGAATCACTCCCCTTAGGATTTATAACAGGAAATAGATCAGAAATTTTCCTGCCAAATACATCAGATTTTAATACCCCTTCACGGGCATTCATCCAGTTTCTATTACCTCTTATGGTATTTATTTCACCATTATGTGCTAAAAATCTAAATGGTTGAGCTAAATCCCATGTAGGAAAAGTATTTGTACTATATCTTTGATGTACTAATGCAATTGCACTTTTAAAGTTTATATCATTTAAATCCATATAAAAACTCTTTATTTGATCTGCAAGCAATAATCCTTTATATACTATTGTTCTACTTGAAAGACTGCATATATAGAAGTATTCTGAGCCTCTTTCAAGAAGTCTTTTAACTTCACTTTCAGCTCTTTTTCTAATTACATAAAGCTTTCTTTCAAAATCAATTTGATTGTCGCAGTTACTTCCTACAAATATTTGTTTAATAACAGGCTCACTGCCCTTAGCCGTTTCTCCAATAGATCTATTATCTCTAGGAACAACCCTCCAGCCGAGAACCTTCTGCCCCTGTTCTTCTACGGCTCTCTCTAGAATACCTTCACATTGATAAGATAATGCTGTTTCCTTTGGTAAAAAAACCATTCCAACTGCATACTTACCGCTCTTTGGAAGTTCTATCCCTAAATTTTCACAGTTGATTCTAAAAAATTCATCTGGTATTTGAAGCATTATTCCAGCTCCGTCTCCAGTTTTAGTATCAGCGCCAACAGCACCTCTGTGGGTTAAATTAACTAAAATTTCTATACCTTTTTTAACTATGTCATGACTTTTTTCGCCCTTTATACTGGCAATAAAGCCTATTCCACAATTGTCCTTTTCAAAAGCTGGATCATACAATCCCTGCTTTCCAGGATATCCAACGTTTCTTGTCATACTTAAGCCCCCAATTCCATCATTATTAATAACCTTATATTGCAAAATCCCATAAATACTCAACAAATTACAATATAAATTATATAATTTTTAAAAAAATACTATTATTAATTATTATAATGGTAAAATGAAATTTTTCAATAGGGCACTTGCACTTTTAACAATCTGCCCAAAATTCACGCAGTTTTTTTTCAATTTCGGAATTTTTGTTATCATATATAGGATTTTCCCACTCTCTAGGGAAAAGCTTTCTGTAATTATAGTTTGCAAATCTTTTATCTAAAAGCATTATTGTTCCTTTATCCTCCTCTGAACGTATAACTCTTCCAGAAGCTTGAAGTACTTTATTCATTCCTGGATACATATATGAATATTCATATCCCAAATTATTCTTATTATCAAAATATTCTCTTATCATATCTCTTTCTATACAAATTTTAGGAAGTCCAACGCCTATTATTGCAGCACCTATTAACTTTTCTCCTTTTAAGTCAATTCCCTCTGAAAATATACCTCCAAGTACACAAAAAGCTGCCATTCCATTTTCATTATTATCTTTAAATTTGGATAAAAACTCATCCTTTTCAATTTCATTCATACTAGTTTTTTGTACAATAGTTTCATAATTACAAACTTCATTAAATCTATCATAAACTTCATTCATATATTTATATGATGGAAAAAACACCATGTAATTTCCCTTTTTGATTTCAACAAAAGACTTTATGTACTGTACTACAGCATCATAGTTTTTCTCCCTATCAACATATTTAGTAGAAACATTATTTACTACAATTAAACATTTATTTTTTTCTGGAAATGGAGAATCAAAGCTAGCATTATAATCATCATCTTCAGCACCCAGTATTTCCTTAAAATAACTCATGGGGCTTAAAGTAGCAGAAAAAAATATAGTACTTATTCCCTTTTTAACTGATTCTTTAATAAATTTAGAAGGATCAAGACAAAATAATTTTATTTTAAAATCTTTACCATCCTTTTCACCATAGAATACAAAGTTTTCTGAGTACATTTCATAAATTTTCATAAACTTAAAGGCATCTAAATAAAACTCCAGCATTTCTTTGTAAACTTCGTGTTCTCTATTTTCAAGAATCCATTTTTCACATTTAGTTAAAAACTTAAATATAATCTTTCCTATTTCATCATGCGCTTCTTCTTTATCAATTACATAGCCATTATCTTCACTTAACTTTTTCATTTTTATAAAAAAAGAATTTATACTGTTGAGACTGCTATATAGTATACTTTTCTTGCTTATATTTTTTTTGAGATACATAATCTTACTTTTGTAAAGTTCAGCCGAATACATATCCCTTGCTCTATCAGGAAGATTATGTGCCTCATCAACTAAAAATACATAATCGCCTTTTCCCTCAGAAAAAAATCCTTTTAAATATACAGAAGGATCAAATAAATAATTATAATCACATATTATGCAGTCACACCATAAAGTCAAATCAAGAGACAATTCGAAAGGACAAACTTTGTACTTTTGGGCATACGTTTCTATGATTTCTTTAGTATAGCTCTCTTCATTATCAAGCAATTCATTAATAGCATCATTTACCCTATCATAATGTCCTTTAGCATAAGTACATTCCTCAGGATTACAGTTTACTTCATCATTAAAGCATATCTTTTCTTTTGAAGTTAAAATTATAGTTTTTAACCTAAATCCTTTTTTTCTCATAATATTAACAGCTGAATTTGCTGCTATAGCTGTAGTCCCCTTAGCAGTAAGATAAAATATTTTTTCGCAAAGCTCCTCGCCTAAAGCTTTTACAGCAGGAAAAAGTGTTGAAATTGTTTTTCCTATGCCAGTAGGTGCTTTTACAAATAATTTTTTCTTTTGCTGTATGGTTTTATATACGTAAACTGCAAGCTTTCTTTGACCTTTTCTATATTTTTCAAAGGGAAATCCTGAATTTTTTATTGAAGTGTTTCTCATACTTTTCCACTTTACATCTAGCTCTGCCCAATATGCATATTTTTCAAGGTACCCCAGGAACTCTTTTTCAAGTTCTTCTATGGAAACCACCTTAGTTAAAACTTTAATTTCTTCATTTTCAATATTAAAATATGTAAGACTTATGGCTAATTCTTCAAGTCCATTTTGCTTTGCATAAATATATCCATAACATGTAACCTGAGCCCAGTGTACTATATTATAATCTTCATTTATATCTTCAAGATTTCTTGATGTTGTTTTTATTTCATTTATAGTAACCTTTGAATTATCTATAAAAATCTCATCTGCTCTTCCATCTATTATAAAATTAATATTTTTGTACTCAATTTCATACTTCAAAAAAACTTCTGAGTTATAAGTATTCTTCTCCTTGCCATGAAATAACTTTTTATTCTTCTTTTGAATTTTCAAATGAGCCCTGGTACCTTCTGCCGCCCTGCTTGTTCCTGAAAATCTATTATCTAAATCACCACATCTTAAGATAAATTCAACCAGATTACGTACAGATATTTTAACCTTATCTTCCATTAGTTCTTTATCCTCTCCCAGTATTCTCTGCATTTATCTTCAAACTTATTTTTACTATATTCATAATATTTTCTGTCTCTAATATTTAAAGGGAGATATTCTTGCTTAACATAATTATTCTTATAGTCATGAGGATATTTATAATTCTGCATTCTTCCTAATTTTTTAGCTCCTTCATAATGACCATCTTTTAAATAATCAGGAATAGCCCCTACATTCATACTATCAAGATCACCTAAAGCTTTGTCAATTGCCGTAATTGCAGAATTTGATTTTGGCGCTGTTGCCAAGAGTATAACAGCTTCTGCAAGTGGAATCCTAGCTTCTGGAAGTCCCAATTCCAAAGCTGAATCTGTACATGCCTTAACTATTGAAATTGCCTGTGGATATGCAAGGCCTATATCCTCTGATGCTATAACAATGAGCCTCCTGCATATTGATTTGATATCTCCACCTTTTATGAGCATTGCCAGATAAAATATGGAAGCATCGGCATCACTCCCTCTTATTGACTTTTGAAAAGCACTTAAGATATCATAATGGTTATCTCCATCCTTATCAAAATTTAATACATTTTTTTGAGTGCACTCTTTTATAGTATCTAAATCAATAACAACATTTCCGTCCTCATCTTTATTAGTAGAATAAATAGCTATCTCAACTGAATTTAAGGTTTTTCTAACATCTCCTCCGCTGACATTCACTACATATTCTTTCGCCTCACGGGAAAATTTTATTTTCGTTCCTGAGAGCTCCTCCTCTACCATTGCAATAGCCCTATCAACTGCTTTCATTAATTCCGTATTTTCTAAAGGTTTAAATTCAAATATAGTGGAACGGCTAAGTATTGCATTATAAATATAAAAGTATGGATTTTCCGTGGTACTTGCAATTAAAGTTATACTTCCATCTTCCATAAATTCTAAAAGAGATTGCTGCTGCTTTTTATTAAAGTTTTGAATCTCATCTAAATAAAGAAGAACACCTTTTGACGCCATAAGTGTACCCGTAGTATCTGTAACCATCCTTATATCTTTTACAGATGCTGTAGTGGCATTAAGTTTATAAAAGGTTTTATTTGTTTTTTTAGCTATTATGTTTGCCACTGTAGTTTTACCCGTACCCGGCGGACCATAAAAAATCATGTTTGGTATTAATCCACTTTTTAAAATTCTGCTTAATATTTTTCCATCACCAATTATATGCTTTTGTCCAAAAACCTCTCCAAAATTTTTCGGCCTAATTCTATCTGCTAGTGGTTTCACAATTCTCCTCCTCATATATTTATAATTTCTTTTAGTTTCTTAACGTTTCCACGGCTTACTGGTATTTCTGATTTTTCGGGGTCCTTCATAACCAGTTTATACGTACCATTGAACCATGAATAAATTTCTAAAATCTTATTTATATTTACAACGTAACTTCTATGTGCTCTAAAGAATCCAGTTTTTTCTTCTATCTCACTTAAATTATTGCTAGTAACATATATTTTATCATACAATTTAATATATGTTTTTTCAGATTCAATATAGCAAAAATATATGTCTTCCGCATCTACAAGTATAATTTTACCATTATTTTCACATGGAATTTTGTTTATAATATTAACCACTTTTGCATTCTTTAATTCTTTTATTAACTCAGATATTCGACTTTCTACTGATATGTTATTCTCTCTACTTATATCAATATATTTTTTAAGTCTTTGTACAGTCTTATCTATCCTCTTATCATCAAATGGTTTTAATATGTAATCAAGTGCCATAATTTCAAAAGCATCTACAGCATACTTATCATATGCAGTAACAAATATAACCGCAATTTTACTGTTCACATCTTTTATTTTTTTAGCTAAGTTTATTCCATTGCAAGTTGGAATATTTATATCAAGAAAAACTGCTTCAGGTTTTAAACATTTTATAATATCAATTCCATCATTACTATTTTCAGCAGTACCAACTATTTCAATTTCATTATACTTTTCTAATATGAACTTGAGTTCATCCATAGCAGGAAGCTCATCTTCAATTAGAATGCATTTTATACTATTCATAAGTCTTTACTCTCCAAATCGGTATTTTAAAAGAAACCAATGTTCCTTTATTTTTAGAACTTTTTATATTTAATCCCGTATCCCTGTTGTATATCAGTTTTAATCTTTCATTAACATTATTAAGCCCTGTTCCCGTCAAATTTTTAATTACTTCCTCATATCTCCTTTTGTCCATTCCTATTCCATTATCCCTAATTAAAAATTCTAATTCATTATCTTTTTTATATATATTAATGTAGATATTCCCACCTGCTGCCTTTTTCAGTATACCATGTTTTATAGAATTTTCTACTATTGGCTGCACAATAAATGATGGCACTTTATCATGTAAAACATCATTTGATACATCAAAAATCACATTAATTCTCTCACCAAATCTAGCTTTTTCTATATATAAATAAGATTTTAACATATCAATCTCCTCTTCTAATTCTACAAATTCATCTTTACTTAAAGTCTGTCTGAAATAATTTGATAGAGAAATGATAAGCTGCCTCGCTTTCACAGGATTTGTTCTGCAAAATGAAGATATAGTATTTAAAGTATTAAACAAAAAATGAGGTTGAACTTGTGCCCTTAATACTTTAAGTTCTGACAAA is a window of Clostridium pasteurianum DNA encoding:
- a CDS encoding helicase C-terminal domain-containing protein, with protein sequence MEDKVKISVRNLVEFILRCGDLDNRFSGTSRAAEGTRAHLKIQKKNKKLFHGKEKNTYNSEVFLKYEIEYKNINFIIDGRADEIFIDNSKVTINEIKTTSRNLEDINEDYNIVHWAQVTCYGYIYAKQNGLEELAISLTYFNIENEEIKVLTKVVSIEELEKEFLGYLEKYAYWAELDVKWKSMRNTSIKNSGFPFEKYRKGQRKLAVYVYKTIQQKKKLFVKAPTGIGKTISTLFPAVKALGEELCEKIFYLTAKGTTAIAANSAVNIMRKKGFRLKTIILTSKEKICFNDEVNCNPEECTYAKGHYDRVNDAINELLDNEESYTKEIIETYAQKYKVCPFELSLDLTLWCDCIICDYNYLFDPSVYLKGFFSEGKGDYVFLVDEAHNLPDRARDMYSAELYKSKIMYLKKNISKKSILYSSLNSINSFFIKMKKLSEDNGYVIDKEEAHDEIGKIIFKFLTKCEKWILENREHEVYKEMLEFYLDAFKFMKIYEMYSENFVFYGEKDGKDFKIKLFCLDPSKFIKESVKKGISTIFFSATLSPMSYFKEILGAEDDDYNASFDSPFPEKNKCLIVVNNVSTKYVDREKNYDAVVQYIKSFVEIKKGNYMVFFPSYKYMNEVYDRFNEVCNYETIVQKTSMNEIEKDEFLSKFKDNNENGMAAFCVLGGIFSEGIDLKGEKLIGAAIIGVGLPKICIERDMIREYFDNKNNLGYEYSYMYPGMNKVLQASGRVIRSEEDKGTIMLLDKRFANYNYRKLFPREWENPIYDNKNSEIEKKLREFWADC
- a CDS encoding replication-associated recombination protein A; the encoded protein is MKPLADRIRPKNFGEVFGQKHIIGDGKILSRILKSGLIPNMIFYGPPGTGKTTVANIIAKKTNKTFYKLNATTASVKDIRMVTDTTGTLMASKGVLLYLDEIQNFNKKQQQSLLEFMEDGSITLIASTTENPYFYIYNAILSRSTIFEFKPLENTELMKAVDRAIAMVEEELSGTKIKFSREAKEYVVNVSGGDVRKTLNSVEIAIYSTNKDEDGNVVIDLDTIKECTQKNVLNFDKDGDNHYDILSAFQKSIRGSDADASIFYLAMLIKGGDIKSICRRLIVIASEDIGLAYPQAISIVKACTDSALELGLPEARIPLAEAVILLATAPKSNSAITAIDKALGDLDSMNVGAIPDYLKDGHYEGAKKLGRMQNYKYPHDYKNNYVKQEYLPLNIRDRKYYEYSKNKFEDKCREYWERIKN
- a CDS encoding LytR/AlgR family response regulator transcription factor, whose protein sequence is MNSIKCILIEDELPAMDELKFILEKYNEIEIVGTAENSNDGIDIIKCLKPEAVFLDINIPTCNGINLAKKIKDVNSKIAVIFVTAYDKYAVDAFEIMALDYILKPFDDKRIDKTVQRLKKYIDISRENNISVESRISELIKELKNAKVVNIINKIPCENNGKIILVDAEDIYFCYIESEKTYIKLYDKIYVTSNNLSEIEEKTGFFRAHRSYVVNINKILEIYSWFNGTYKLVMKDPEKSEIPVSRGNVKKLKEIINI